TGCCGGCGGGCAGCGCAAAGACCATGGTGCCGAAGACAAGGTAAAGCGTCCCGACGATCGCGGGGAAGATGCCGCCCGCGCGCATGCCCATGCGCGGCTTCTCCGACAAAAATTCCCAGCTCATGGCCGGAAGCCCGTTTTTCAGGATCATGATCGTGATGAGCACCACCGGAATCACGATGACGAAGGTGGACAAGAGGAGAAGCGTGAACGCGATCCGCTGGGTGACGCGGGGATGGACGCGGATCATTTGCGCCTTCCTTTGATAAAGAACGACGCGGTCATGTTGATGACGAAGGTGATGAGGAAAAGCAGGATGCCGATCGCAAAAAGCGCGTAATAGTGGTCACTCCCCTGCACGGCCTCGCCCATTTCCGCCGCGATCGTCGCGGTCATGGTGCGGACAGGCTGGAGAAGGCTCGTCGGGATGTTTGCCGCGTTGCCGGTGATCATCATGACGGCCATGGTCTCGCCGATCACGCGGCCGATGCCGAGCATGACGGCCGCCACCATGCCCGAAGACGCCGCGGGCAGGAGCACGCGCCAGATCATCTGCCATTTCGTGGCGCCCAGCGCCAGGGCTCCGGCGCGGTAGGAATTCGGCACGGCGCGCAGCGCGTCGTCCATCATGCTCACGATCGTGGGCATGGCCATGAACGCCAGCATGATCGAACCGGAAACGCCGGTGAGCCCGGTGGGCGTGTGAAAGATCTGCTTCACGAGCGGGACGAGCGTGACGAGCCCGATGAAGCCGAGCACGATGCTCGGGATCGCGGCCAGGAATTCAACGGTCGTTTTCAGGATCTCGCGCAGCCACGACGGCGCGACTTCCGCGATGAAGATGGCCACGCTGATCCCGAGCGGCACGGCAAGGAACAGCGCACCGAGCGTCACGGCAAGCGATCCCAGGAGCAGCGGCAGCACGCCGAAATGCGGGGGCTTGGAGATCGGATACCAGCGGTGGTCCGTGAGGAAGCGGCCAAGCGGGTATTCGGCAAAGAGAGAGAGGCCTTCCTTTAATAGGAAGATGAAAATCAGGACCACGAAGAAGATCGAAAGCATGCCGGCCGCGAAGATGGCCTTTTCGATCACGAATTCCAGGACTTTGGCCGAGGGTTTCCGGACGGATTCCATGAAGCCCGTCCCTATTTTTTCAGCGGTACGAAATCAAGCGTCTTGACGATTTCCTGTCCCGCGTCGCTGAGGACGAAGCCGGTGAAATCCTTGGCGCTGCCTGCGGGCTCTCCTCGCGTGAGGAAAAGAAGAGGACGCGAGATCGGATATTCCCCGCTCTGCACGGTCTCGAGCGACGGCCCGATGGCCTGAGCGGAAGCGTCTTTGGAAACCGTGACGACCTTGATCGTATTGTCCAC
The sequence above is a segment of the Verrucomicrobiia bacterium genome. Coding sequences within it:
- the pstC gene encoding phosphate ABC transporter permease subunit PstC, with protein sequence MESVRKPSAKVLEFVIEKAIFAAGMLSIFFVVLIFIFLLKEGLSLFAEYPLGRFLTDHRWYPISKPPHFGVLPLLLGSLAVTLGALFLAVPLGISVAIFIAEVAPSWLREILKTTVEFLAAIPSIVLGFIGLVTLVPLVKQIFHTPTGLTGVSGSIMLAFMAMPTIVSMMDDALRAVPNSYRAGALALGATKWQMIWRVLLPAASSGMVAAVMLGIGRVIGETMAVMMITGNAANIPTSLLQPVRTMTATIAAEMGEAVQGSDHYYALFAIGILLFLITFVINMTASFFIKGRRK